AAGGGATTGCATTAAGCCTGAGGTAAATTATACGTAACCGTTCACAGTTATCAGTTTACGGTTCACGGTTTTTCAACAAGTTATGTAACGCTTGGAGCATTTTTGAAATTGACTTCAATTCTTGAATGAGTTCTTTCGCATCACTATTAGAAAATACCTTGACCTCTTGTGAAATATATACTTGTGTTCTCAGTTCCGCAGCCGAACCTTTTGCTATAT
Above is a window of Nitrospirota bacterium DNA encoding:
- a CDS encoding four helix bundle protein, coding for IAKGSAAELRTQVYISQEVKVFSNSDAKELIQELKSISKMLQALHNLLKNREP